GTGATTTGGATGGTTGTTTGAAGGTTTGGGAGGAAATGAGGAGGGATAGAGTTGAGGCGGATGCTATGGCGTATGTGACTCTGGTTACCGGGTTGTGTAAAGGAGGGAGGGTGGAGAAGGGGTATGAGTTGTTTAGGGAGATGAAGGAGAAGGGTTTTTTGATTGATAGAGCGATTTATGGGGTGCTGGTTGAGGGGTTTGTGGAAGACAGGATGGTTGGGGCAGCGTGTGATTTGTTGAAGGATTTGGTGGGATCAGGGTATAGAGCAGATTTGGGGATATATAATTCTCTGATCAAGGGTTTATGTGATGTTAAACGGGTTGATAAGGCTTATAAGCTTTTCCGAGTTGCAGTTCAAGAGGGTCTTGGGCCGGATTTTGCGACGGTGAATCCCATTCTGGTGTCTTATGCTGAGATGAGAAAAATGGATAACTTTTGCGAGTTGCTTGCACAGATGGAGAAATGCGGTTGTCCTGTTATTGATGATCTTTTGAAATTCTTTTCCATTGTTGCTGAAAAGGAGGATGGAGTCATGATGGCTTTGGAAGTGTTTGAAGACTTGAAAGTTAAAAATTATTCTAGTGTTGCGATCTATAATATCCTTATTGCCAGCCTCCACAAATTTGGGAAAGTGAAGAAGGCATTATCCCTctttgatgagatgaagagttTTGATTTCCAGCCGGACTCGTCCACTTATAGCTCTGCGATTATGTGTTATATTGAAGAAGGGGATCTCCATGAAGCTTGTGCCTGTCATAATAAGATAATTGAAATGTCTTGTGTTCCTTCTATTGCTGCCTATCGCTCTCTTGCTAAAGGGCTTTTCAATGTTGGAGAGATTGATGCAGTTATGCTGCTAGTCCGGGACTGCTTAGCCAGTGTGACAAGTGGGCCCATGACATTCAAGTATTCTCTTACCATTCTCCATGCGTGTAGATCCAATAATGCTGAGAAGGTGATTGATGTACTGAATGAGATGATGCAGCAGGGTTGTCCACCAGATCATGTTATATACTCTGCTATAATCTCTGGCATGTGTAAGCATGGCACAATAGAGGAGGCAAGGAAGGTATTTTCAAATTTGAAAGAGCGCAAACTTATAACAGAAGCCAACATGATTGTGTATGATGATATATTAATTGAACacatgaagaagaagacagcAGATCTGGTAGTGTCAGGGTTGAAGTTTTTTGGTTTAGAATCCAAGCTGAAAGCAAAGGGTTGTAAACTGCTGTCAGGTTGAAATTATGAAGCCAGGTACTGATTGAACAGATTACTATAGGTTTTACCATATTAAATCTGAGAttggataaataaaaatgaaatgcatAACTGGATATCTCTAAATAGGAACATTCTGAAGTTCTACAAGCAAATGAAGTTGCATGAATATGCTTGCTCCCATTGCTATCTGTATAAATCTCAAAAGAAACCTgaaagtttcttcttctttttttcctttgttcagCATCAAAGTGAAGAGAAACTACAACATGCACCCCAGTGATATTCGTTACATAGAGTTGGCACATTTTGTCTAAAGCCCCATATCCAATCGAccattctccttttctgaaatTCATATATGTCTGCCACACGCAAGTGAGTTCCATATTTCCATGTCATCATCCAAATTTTAGAACTTTGTTATGCTAAAGGATCTGAAAACTTTAAATCCTTGCTGTATGGCCTGGCAATTGAAGCTTTAAGtaaacttaattttttttggccAGGATTTGGTGAGCTGTTTATTATGTGTTCATAAATCATGTATGTCGTTTGCAGATGTTGGACAACAAATACAAGTACAAGGTGGTGAGAACAATGGACCTGCTTTCATAATCTTGTGCTTGAGATCCGTTTCCCATATTGATTGGAACAAATGAATGAGGTCAATCTTTCTTTTGTAATTTATGCCGTAGTTAATTGGAAGTGCCTAATATGCTGCACCACTGATGATAATACGGTGTTGTGATAGATCCAGAAGATATTTGACTTTTCTGTTTATGCCTTAGTTTTGAAATTTTACCCTATAGAAGATCTATTATTTTCATATATAGAAGCTATATTGTAATGAAAATAATAATGCTAGTTTTCTTGAGATTCATAATTTCTCATACATTCTTTTCTCTTAGGAGTCGGTGTTTTATAATAAAATAGTGAGAGTACAAGAGTAAGTTTGTCTAACAATACTCTGAGGCTAGTAGATATATACAGTAGAGTTGACTTAGGCAACCTATATACAGTACATCAGAATAGGAATTAAAAGCAATATCAATAGGTGATCTAACAAGTACTAACATTAATTGTAATAGTAATAATTCAAATTTAAAAAGTTGGGTCGCTGGAACTTTTTGAAGTTTGTTACAGCAGAATGCATGTGCAGTTCTTCAAGTTATCTAATATGTTTGTGTCGGTGCATCTGATGTAAGTCATCTGAATCTTGGTAGGCTGTCCATTTCCAGAAATTAAATGTCAAAATACCTCACATCCTTAACACACCTACCCTCCATTTACTGAACTGTCCCCTAGCTCGCCGGTAAGTCCCACAGGTTGTTGTTTGTACGTACAATAGTATAGTTTCTTAATAGATGATGAATTATATATGATTTGTCTCATTTGTTGATGCAGCTAGGCCCTGTGTCATTGAAGATTGGCTTGCTATCTCTTTAAGTGTACAAATGATCCAGTTATTTGCTGAGCAACTAAAGCATATTGTGCTTCTTCAAGAACTCTTATGTTTTGTGCCAAACAGTTTGATGTTCTCAATGATGATTCTTGTTGGCATAGAGATTCAATTATGAAGGAATCAAGTTCATGGCGCAATGTGACGGAGTTTTAAGGAACAAAGTATGGGTGTGTAGCCTTTAAAGGGATGTGTAGTTTACTAGTTTTCCAACTTAACGTTCTTTTGTCATACTGGTGTTTGCTCTTTGCCAACTCCTGCATTGGTTGAATTTGTGATCATtccacaatcattctctctTATGTTCTGTAAATCGTTTTATCAGTGAGAACTTTTGGCCACAATTCGGCTCTAGCTATTCTGAAAGACAGCTTGAATTACTTGTATTTCACACTGACCAAGCATATTCAATAAATGACAGTC
This portion of the Rosa chinensis cultivar Old Blush chromosome 1, RchiOBHm-V2, whole genome shotgun sequence genome encodes:
- the LOC112199332 gene encoding LOW QUALITY PROTEIN: pentatricopeptide repeat-containing protein At4g20740 (The sequence of the model RefSeq protein was modified relative to this genomic sequence to represent the inferred CDS: inserted 2 bases in 2 codons), with the protein product TPPNHVNYINGLQNEKVLLQSDGVAIRMPPPPKFSLFYGHRNPSRNRPTVRGSRLSPQNPTPPQLNPXPFDLSKWDPHQSPPSTSSTPTPPSPSXFLSPIARFILDAFRKNRNRWGPPVVSELQKLRRVTPDLVAEVLKVQNDPVSASKLFHWAGKQKGFKHTFASYNALTYCLNRAHRFRSADQVPDLMESQGKPPTEKQFEILIRMHSDANRGLRVYHVYEKMKKFGVKPRVYLYNRVMDALVKTGHLDLALSVYGDFRGDGLVEESVTFMILIKGMCKCGRVDEMLGLLDRMRVSLCKPDVFAYTAMIKVMVSEGDLDGCLKVWEEMRRDRVEADAMAYVTLVTGLCKGGRVEKGYELFREMKEKGFLIDRAIYGVLVEGFVEDRMVGAACDLLKDLVGSGYRADLGIYNSLIKGLCDVKRVDKAYKLFRVAVQEGLGPDFATVNPILVSYAEMRKMDNFCELLAQMEKCGCPVIDDLLKFFSIVAEKEDGVMMALEVFEDLKVKNYSSVAIYNILIASLHKFGKVKKALSLFDEMKSFDFQPDSSTYSSAIMCYIEEGDLHEACACHNKIIEMSCVPSIAAYRSLAKGLFNVGEIDAVMLLVRDCLASVTSGPMTFKYSLTILHACRSNNAEKVIDVLNEMMQQGCPPDHVIYSAIISGMCKHGTIEEARKVFSNLKERKLITEANMIVYDDILIEHMKKKTADLVVSGLKFFGLESKLKAKGCKLLSG